A portion of the Chryseobacterium tructae genome contains these proteins:
- a CDS encoding alpha/beta fold hydrolase, with translation MKKFTFLLIIMLFFAAVCNIFGQEKTYPFEVKKTGKGKQSLILIPGFASSGDVWNETTAKFEKDFTCYTLTMAGFAGAKPDADASFKDWEKGIAAYIKAHKIEKPVIIGHSMGGGLALAIAADYPELVGKIVIVDTLPCLAAISNPNFKPKENNDCSSTINKFTTMPDEDFRTMQSQSIPRLLADTSMQSTVIDWSMKSDRKTFAKMFCDFSNTDLRETIKNIQCPSLILLESYFVFMKPSIEAQYSNLKNANLQYSTKGLHFIMYDDKEWYFNQLNNFLSSK, from the coding sequence ATGAAAAAATTCACATTCCTTCTTATCATCATGTTATTTTTTGCAGCAGTATGTAATATATTTGGTCAGGAAAAAACATATCCGTTTGAGGTAAAGAAAACAGGAAAGGGAAAACAATCTTTAATTTTAATTCCCGGCTTTGCTTCTTCAGGAGATGTATGGAATGAAACCACTGCGAAGTTTGAAAAAGATTTCACCTGCTATACTTTAACTATGGCTGGATTTGCAGGAGCAAAACCTGATGCTGATGCTAGCTTCAAAGATTGGGAAAAAGGAATTGCCGCTTATATAAAAGCTCATAAAATTGAAAAGCCTGTTATCATTGGTCACAGTATGGGTGGCGGCCTTGCCCTGGCCATCGCAGCAGATTATCCTGAACTGGTAGGTAAAATTGTTATTGTAGATACTTTACCTTGTCTGGCAGCAATCTCTAATCCTAATTTTAAGCCTAAAGAAAATAACGACTGTTCATCAACCATTAATAAGTTTACCACTATGCCTGATGAAGATTTCCGTACCATGCAAAGTCAATCTATCCCTCGTCTTTTGGCAGATACTTCCATGCAGAGCACAGTTATTGACTGGAGCATGAAATCTGACAGAAAAACATTTGCTAAAATGTTCTGCGATTTTTCCAATACAGATCTGAGAGAAACCATCAAAAATATACAATGCCCTTCTCTTATTCTTTTGGAATCTTATTTTGTATTTATGAAACCCTCTATTGAAGCACAGTATAGCAATCTTAAAAATGCCAATCTTCAGTACTCTACAAAAGGATTACACTTCATTATGTATGATGATAAAGAATGGTACTTCAACCAGCTGAATAACTTTTTATCTTCGAAATAA
- a CDS encoding carboxylesterase family protein, whose translation MKSQQKETHVFNTRFGAMTGWKEEGIIRVKSIRYARSERFQKPVPVDHFVFESRFEYKTPVCPQKLSPLVEKMIGATPVEEFEPEESTQYLSITRPENILENEKLPVVVWIHGGSHEIGCGDLPTANPAEWVQEQNIIVVTVSYRLGLFGFLGGDEKRPANLGLLDIIEALKWIKIHIAGFGGDQENVTLLGQSSGGDAIAHLMISEGVEGLFQRLIIQSAPLGLRYKRQKMSAEFLKKTEAIKDETDIYKMMDDYMEFVPSFMKYGLKAAMPFGTQYGYSPLCKEEDSVGKWRQNAKKYDVLIGLNNNETAFYLKTSEALNKYFGTGLGLKIMDKTVEKTTEFIYGIPARQFAENHAKGGGNIYLFRIYSKLKENPIGAPHCIDLPLIFGNESAWKSSEMLKNIPWERIHENGKKVRALWAEFARTGKISDSSERPEILELRKVEE comes from the coding sequence ATGAAATCACAGCAGAAAGAAACTCATGTATTCAATACCCGTTTTGGAGCTATGACCGGATGGAAGGAAGAAGGAATAATAAGAGTTAAGAGTATTCGTTATGCCCGCTCCGAAAGATTTCAAAAGCCTGTTCCGGTAGACCATTTTGTCTTTGAAAGCAGGTTTGAGTATAAAACTCCGGTTTGTCCACAGAAACTGAGTCCGCTGGTAGAAAAAATGATTGGAGCAACTCCGGTTGAAGAATTTGAACCTGAAGAATCTACGCAATATCTTTCGATAACCCGACCTGAAAATATTCTTGAAAACGAAAAGCTTCCGGTAGTCGTCTGGATTCACGGGGGCTCTCATGAAATCGGATGTGGAGACCTCCCAACGGCCAATCCTGCAGAATGGGTACAAGAACAAAATATCATAGTGGTTACCGTTTCCTATCGTTTGGGACTTTTTGGTTTTTTAGGTGGCGATGAAAAAAGACCGGCCAACTTAGGGCTATTGGATATCATTGAGGCTTTAAAATGGATCAAAATTCATATTGCAGGCTTTGGAGGAGATCAGGAAAACGTAACCTTACTTGGTCAGTCTTCAGGAGGAGATGCTATTGCACATTTGATGATATCGGAGGGAGTGGAAGGCTTATTTCAGCGGCTAATTATTCAAAGTGCACCCTTAGGCTTACGTTATAAAAGACAGAAAATGTCAGCTGAATTTTTGAAGAAAACGGAAGCGATTAAAGATGAGACTGATATATATAAAATGATGGATGATTATATGGAATTTGTTCCATCTTTTATGAAATATGGTTTGAAAGCTGCCATGCCTTTTGGAACTCAATACGGATATTCACCTTTATGCAAAGAGGAGGATTCTGTTGGAAAATGGAGACAAAATGCAAAAAAATATGATGTGTTGATTGGTCTGAATAATAATGAAACAGCCTTTTATCTTAAAACATCAGAAGCTTTAAATAAATATTTTGGAACCGGTCTGGGATTAAAAATCATGGATAAGACGGTTGAAAAAACAACAGAGTTCATCTATGGAATTCCAGCCAGACAATTTGCAGAAAACCATGCAAAAGGCGGCGGAAATATATATTTATTCAGGATATATTCCAAATTAAAAGAAAATCCTATTGGAGCTCCCCATTGCATTGATTTACCTTTGATCTTCGGTAACGAATCTGCCTGGAAATCCTCAGAAATGCTGAAAAATATTCCTTGGGAACGTATTCATGAAAATGGAAAAAAGGTAAGAGCACTTTGGGCGGAATTCGCAAGGACAGGGAAAATCTCTGATTCGTCAGAACGACCTGAAATTCTGGAACTTCGAAAAGTTGAGGAGTAA
- a CDS encoding TlpA family protein disulfide reductase produces MKKLLLIFMAGLFSLSYAQKIPTALKTGFSKEALQQKLEDEEGKTITIKKILDQHKGKVLVIDFWAGWCRDCLQALPKAEILEKNNPNVDFVFLSLERSKEGFDKSLVRFNMKDKNNYWFASGWKNDFNNYVDLNWIPRYMIIDQKSAIAKYYAISPEDPEIQQTIDKLLK; encoded by the coding sequence ATGAAAAAGTTGTTATTAATTTTTATGGCAGGTCTGTTTAGCTTGAGCTATGCACAGAAAATTCCTACCGCTCTTAAAACCGGATTTTCCAAAGAGGCTTTACAGCAAAAACTGGAAGATGAAGAAGGAAAAACAATTACCATCAAGAAAATTCTGGATCAACATAAAGGAAAAGTTTTAGTGATCGATTTTTGGGCGGGATGGTGTAGAGACTGTCTTCAGGCGCTTCCAAAAGCTGAAATATTAGAAAAAAACAATCCTAATGTTGACTTTGTTTTCTTGTCATTAGAAAGATCTAAAGAAGGATTTGATAAAAGCCTTGTAAGATTCAACATGAAAGATAAAAATAACTACTGGTTTGCATCAGGCTGGAAAAATGATTTCAATAATTATGTGGATCTGAACTGGATTCCAAGATATATGATTATCGATCAGAAATCGGCTATTGCAAAATACTATGCTATTTCGCCGGAAGACCCGGAGATTCAACAGACCATAGACAAACTTTTAAAATAA
- the truA gene encoding tRNA pseudouridine(38-40) synthase TruA → MWSYYNTLRYFIEFSYNGKNYFGYQIQPDAISVQEELEKALSTILREEIKTTGAGRTDTGVHAKKIFAHFDTDKELSDELPRRLNSFLPPDISIERIFKVKDDFHARFDATYRTYEYYISLSKNPFTQESVWQHWKRSLDIDTMNEACKILFEYEDFTSFAKLKTDNKTNICKMYIAKWEQNGEELKFTVSANRFLRNMVRAIVGTMVEIGTGKLKPEDLRKVIEDKNRNAAGTSAPAHGLYLVDVGYEF, encoded by the coding sequence TTGTGGAGTTATTACAATACATTGAGATACTTTATAGAATTTTCTTACAACGGAAAAAATTATTTCGGCTATCAGATACAGCCGGATGCTATTTCTGTGCAGGAAGAACTGGAAAAAGCACTTTCCACCATTTTAAGAGAAGAGATTAAAACGACAGGAGCAGGAAGAACAGATACAGGGGTTCATGCCAAAAAAATATTTGCGCACTTTGATACAGATAAGGAATTGAGTGATGAACTTCCACGCAGACTGAACAGTTTTCTGCCACCCGATATTTCCATCGAAAGAATTTTTAAAGTGAAAGATGATTTTCATGCCCGTTTTGATGCTACTTACAGAACATATGAATATTATATTTCACTATCGAAAAACCCATTTACCCAGGAATCTGTCTGGCAGCACTGGAAAAGATCTTTGGATATCGATACAATGAATGAAGCCTGTAAGATTTTGTTTGAATATGAGGATTTTACCAGTTTTGCCAAATTGAAAACCGACAACAAGACAAATATCTGCAAAATGTATATTGCAAAATGGGAACAGAATGGTGAGGAATTGAAATTTACTGTTTCTGCCAATCGCTTCCTGAGAAATATGGTTCGCGCTATTGTAGGAACAATGGTAGAAATCGGTACCGGAAAACTGAAACCGGAAGATTTGCGAAAAGTCATTGAGGATAAAAACCGAAATGCTGCCGGAACTTCTGCCCCTGCGCATGGATTGTATCTCGTGGATGTAGGCTATGAATTCTAA
- a CDS encoding DUF3575 domain-containing protein — translation MKNVILLLPCFLFSALQAQEDQNVSAEKMNIIKTNVTAYAFRNINLSYERAFNQWFSLNIGFGTMPEGKVPFINAFLKDKDEKRFENLRVKATNFTIEPRFYIGKGYGKGFYFAPYYRYSDVSSNTFDFYYDYNGPNGITYQIPLKGQGNTKGNSGGLMVGVQFFLTRSQNLVLDFWIAGAHYGSGKGDFTMTSDYVLTPDMQAQLKKEIENLDIPFVKYSVETNANGAKIKVDGPWAGFRSGLSLGYRF, via the coding sequence ATGAAAAATGTAATCCTATTACTTCCGTGCTTCCTTTTTTCAGCATTGCAGGCACAGGAAGACCAAAACGTTTCGGCTGAAAAGATGAATATCATCAAGACGAATGTTACGGCTTATGCATTCAGGAATATCAACCTCTCTTATGAGCGCGCTTTTAATCAATGGTTTTCTTTAAATATTGGTTTCGGAACCATGCCGGAAGGGAAAGTTCCTTTTATCAATGCTTTCTTGAAGGATAAAGACGAAAAAAGATTTGAAAATTTAAGAGTCAAAGCTACTAATTTCACCATTGAACCAAGATTTTATATCGGAAAAGGCTATGGAAAAGGATTTTATTTTGCTCCTTATTACCGATATTCTGATGTTTCTTCCAATACCTTTGATTTCTACTATGATTATAATGGACCCAATGGCATTACCTATCAAATTCCTCTAAAAGGTCAGGGGAATACTAAAGGCAATAGTGGCGGCCTTATGGTAGGGGTACAATTTTTCCTTACCCGAAGCCAAAATCTGGTACTTGATTTTTGGATTGCCGGGGCTCATTACGGAAGTGGAAAAGGTGATTTTACAATGACCTCCGATTATGTTCTTACTCCGGATATGCAGGCACAACTAAAAAAAGAAATAGAAAATCTGGATATTCCATTTGTAAAATACAGTGTAGAAACCAATGCCAATGGAGCTAAAATAAAAGTAGACGGACCATGGGCAGGTTTCAGAAGCGGACTCTCTTTGGGATACAGGTTTTAA
- the lpxK gene encoding tetraacyldisaccharide 4'-kinase, which produces MKRWYLYPFSLAYHLVTGIRNTMYDLGAFKSTKFKTPIINVGNLSVGGSGKSPMVMYLAQYLSKHYRTGVLSRGYGRLTKGYEVTNYESNYKVVGDEAMQLFERFKNRFVIAVSEERVPGAKKVIEDMDLEVLILDDALQHRAIKAGFNILMTDFNDPFFKDYLLPAGDLRESRAGSSRADIIMVSKCPDELTEETKRYYISRIRPSHNQKVFFSSIGYDENVYGKDKMLPDNNLNYYDILLITGIANPKPLLEHLAKFSKRVTHLKFRDHHNFTDDDIKKILAEYKKLGEYKLILTTEKDYVRLKTFDYLREIVYYWPINVVIDKKEEFNQIILDYVKKNK; this is translated from the coding sequence ATGAAAAGATGGTACCTTTATCCTTTTTCCCTCGCTTATCATTTGGTAACGGGTATCCGAAACACAATGTATGATCTGGGGGCTTTTAAGTCGACAAAATTTAAGACACCGATAATCAATGTCGGGAATCTGTCTGTGGGTGGAAGTGGAAAATCACCGATGGTGATGTATCTTGCCCAGTATTTATCCAAACATTACAGAACCGGAGTTCTCTCTCGTGGCTATGGAAGACTCACCAAAGGCTATGAGGTAACGAACTATGAGAGCAACTACAAAGTTGTAGGTGATGAAGCGATGCAGCTTTTTGAACGCTTCAAAAACCGTTTTGTCATTGCTGTTTCAGAAGAACGTGTTCCCGGAGCTAAAAAGGTGATCGAAGATATGGATCTTGAAGTTCTCATATTGGATGATGCGTTACAGCATCGTGCGATCAAAGCGGGATTCAATATTTTGATGACTGATTTTAATGATCCGTTTTTCAAAGATTACCTTCTTCCTGCCGGAGACCTTAGAGAATCCAGAGCCGGATCCAGCAGAGCAGATATCATTATGGTAAGCAAATGCCCTGATGAGTTGACGGAGGAAACCAAAAGGTATTATATTTCAAGAATCAGACCTTCTCATAACCAAAAAGTGTTCTTTTCATCCATCGGTTATGACGAAAATGTATACGGAAAAGATAAAATGCTTCCGGATAACAATCTGAACTATTACGATATTTTACTTATTACCGGAATTGCCAATCCAAAACCATTGCTGGAACACCTGGCTAAATTCTCAAAAAGAGTTACCCATTTGAAGTTCAGAGATCATCATAATTTCACGGATGATGATATTAAAAAAATCCTTGCGGAGTACAAAAAATTAGGTGAATATAAGCTGATATTAACCACAGAGAAAGATTACGTTCGTCTGAAAACTTTTGATTATCTTAGAGAAATTGTTTACTACTGGCCTATCAATGTTGTTATTGATAAAAAGGAAGAATTCAATCAAATCATCTTAGATTATGTTAAAAAAAATAAATGA
- a CDS encoding RNA polymerase sigma factor: MVFEDIYELYWQKIFRLCMGYINDTDLAQDLAQETFIIVWQQLPKFRNESSIGTWIFRIASNNCLRQIEKEKKISKTDLPINLEEKKQESMEPQIQLLYQFISELPETDRIIISLELEEVKQAEIAQITGLSEANIRVRIHRIKEKLTQKFKHNGY, translated from the coding sequence ATGGTCTTTGAGGATATATACGAACTCTACTGGCAAAAGATATTCCGCTTGTGCATGGGATATATAAATGATACTGATCTCGCTCAGGATCTGGCTCAGGAAACTTTTATCATCGTATGGCAGCAGCTTCCAAAGTTTAGAAATGAATCCAGTATAGGAACATGGATCTTCAGAATCGCTTCCAACAATTGTCTCCGCCAGATTGAAAAAGAAAAAAAAATTTCCAAAACGGATCTACCCATCAATTTGGAAGAGAAAAAACAGGAATCAATGGAACCTCAGATCCAACTGCTTTATCAGTTTATTTCAGAGCTCCCCGAAACAGACAGGATTATCATCTCTCTGGAACTGGAAGAAGTAAAACAAGCCGAAATAGCTCAAATTACAGGACTTTCAGAAGCTAACATCAGGGTAAGAATCCACAGAATCAAAGAAAAATTAACTCAAAAATTTAAACACAATGGATACTAA
- a CDS encoding class I SAM-dependent methyltransferase, protein MNASNNKNHWENVYETKNPDQVSWTQKKPQTSLDFINSFGLGKEAKIIDIGGGDSNLVDFLLEEGYKNITVLDISAKALEKAKQRLGNKADQVKWIATDITAFEPTETYDIWHDRAAFHFLTTPQQVSAYIDIAEKNINHFMVLGTFSKNGPAKCSGLDIQQYDEDSLSEKFEARFEKIECLFEDHTTPFETNQNFIFCSFKSLQ, encoded by the coding sequence ATGAATGCTTCCAATAATAAAAACCACTGGGAAAATGTATATGAGACCAAAAATCCTGATCAGGTAAGCTGGACTCAGAAAAAACCTCAGACTTCTCTTGACTTTATCAATTCCTTTGGATTGGGAAAAGAGGCTAAAATCATAGACATTGGAGGTGGAGATAGTAATCTCGTAGACTTCCTTCTTGAAGAAGGATATAAAAATATTACCGTGCTGGATATTTCTGCCAAAGCATTGGAAAAAGCAAAACAAAGACTGGGCAATAAAGCTGATCAGGTAAAGTGGATTGCTACAGATATTACCGCCTTTGAGCCTACTGAAACTTACGATATCTGGCATGACAGAGCTGCTTTTCACTTTTTAACAACCCCGCAACAGGTTTCTGCTTATATTGATATTGCTGAAAAAAATATAAACCACTTTATGGTTCTCGGAACTTTTTCTAAAAACGGGCCTGCTAAATGTAGTGGATTGGATATTCAACAATATGATGAGGATTCTTTATCTGAAAAATTTGAAGCCAGATTTGAAAAAATAGAATGCCTCTTTGAAGACCATACGACTCCATTTGAAACGAATCAGAATTTTATTTTCTGTAGTTTCAAATCACTTCAATAA
- a CDS encoding GNAT family N-acetyltransferase — translation MNEFIQSPDATLIVVENDDEIVASGYALIKNSEKDYNSFKNYAYLGFMYVKPEYRGKGINKIITDELINWAKSRNISEIRLDVYAENESAVRAYEKAGFEPHLLTMRLKP, via the coding sequence TTGAATGAATTTATACAATCACCGGATGCAACATTAATTGTTGTAGAAAACGATGATGAAATTGTTGCCTCCGGCTATGCCCTTATAAAAAATTCAGAGAAAGATTATAATAGTTTTAAAAACTATGCATATCTGGGCTTTATGTATGTAAAACCAGAATACAGAGGAAAAGGAATCAATAAAATAATTACTGATGAACTTATAAATTGGGCAAAATCCAGAAATATTTCAGAAATAAGACTGGATGTCTATGCTGAAAATGAATCTGCAGTAAGAGCTTATGAAAAAGCAGGTTTTGAACCTCATCTTCTTACTATGAGACTGAAACCGTAA
- a CDS encoding alpha-amylase, whose protein sequence is MNPTMIQFFHWYSEGDGKLWKEAEKQAKYMAKLGITSVWFPPAYKGTNGGYSVGYDTYDLYDLGEFDQKGTLPTKYGTKKEYLKTIKALKTQNIEVIVDIVLGHKAGGDELEKFNVVKVDENNREKVISDAFEIESYTKFTFPGRGKKYSDFEWNFTCFSGVDYAEGMESHIYKIQSEYGDDWEEMIHDEKGNYDYLMYNDIEHRNPFVREELNTWAKWYFDQTDFDGVRLDALKHISFDFYKEWLTLLRSNTGKNIFAVGEYWAPGYLHLLQKYIEVTEGCMSLFDSSLQNNFHNASKEGSSYDLRRIFDETLTQADPLHAVSIVANHDTQPLQDLEAPVESWFKPIAYALILLRKDGYPCVFYPDLYGAHYVDKDRNGHDQEIFMPKVDGIEDLLKARKDHAYGEQRDYFEDANCIGWVREGDDNHTACAVVLSNKDAYNKPMEVGKSYVGKKFKDLLKRFKNKVVIDENGWGDFPVPAGNVSVWIPE, encoded by the coding sequence ATGAACCCAACGATGATTCAGTTTTTCCACTGGTATTCTGAAGGCGATGGAAAGCTATGGAAAGAAGCCGAAAAACAGGCTAAATATATGGCTAAACTGGGAATTACTTCCGTATGGTTTCCTCCTGCCTATAAAGGAACAAATGGCGGATATTCGGTAGGATATGACACCTACGATCTTTATGATCTTGGAGAGTTTGATCAGAAAGGAACCCTCCCTACGAAATATGGCACTAAAAAGGAATATTTAAAAACAATCAAAGCTTTAAAAACACAAAATATTGAAGTCATTGTAGACATTGTATTGGGGCATAAGGCAGGAGGTGATGAACTGGAAAAATTCAATGTTGTAAAAGTGGATGAAAACAACAGGGAAAAAGTAATTTCAGATGCATTTGAAATAGAATCTTACACGAAATTCACATTTCCGGGGAGAGGAAAAAAATATTCTGATTTTGAATGGAATTTCACTTGTTTCAGTGGTGTAGATTATGCAGAGGGTATGGAGTCTCATATTTATAAAATACAGTCTGAATATGGTGATGACTGGGAAGAGATGATTCATGATGAGAAAGGAAATTATGATTATCTGATGTATAATGATATTGAACATCGAAATCCTTTTGTACGGGAAGAGCTTAATACCTGGGCAAAATGGTATTTTGATCAGACCGATTTTGATGGAGTTCGCCTTGATGCTTTAAAACATATTTCTTTTGACTTTTATAAAGAATGGCTTACCCTACTCCGTTCCAATACCGGGAAAAATATTTTTGCGGTAGGTGAATACTGGGCTCCGGGATATCTTCATCTGCTTCAAAAGTATATTGAAGTTACCGAAGGCTGTATGAGCCTTTTCGACAGTTCATTACAAAACAATTTTCATAATGCCTCTAAAGAAGGATCTTCTTACGATCTCAGAAGAATTTTTGATGAGACCCTTACTCAGGCAGATCCTTTACATGCCGTGAGTATTGTTGCCAATCATGACACACAACCTCTTCAGGATCTGGAGGCTCCGGTCGAATCGTGGTTCAAACCTATTGCTTACGCCTTGATTCTCTTACGAAAAGATGGATATCCATGTGTATTTTACCCGGATCTGTATGGTGCACACTATGTTGATAAGGATCGCAACGGCCATGATCAGGAAATATTTATGCCGAAAGTGGATGGGATTGAAGATCTTTTAAAGGCTAGAAAAGACCATGCTTATGGAGAGCAAAGGGACTATTTCGAAGATGCCAACTGTATCGGATGGGTACGGGAAGGAGATGATAACCATACCGCTTGTGCGGTAGTACTCAGCAATAAGGATGCTTACAATAAGCCTATGGAAGTGGGAAAATCTTATGTGGGAAAAAAGTTTAAAGACCTTTTAAAAAGATTCAAAAATAAAGTTGTCATTGATGAAAATGGCTGGGGAGACTTTCCTGTTCCGGCAGGGAATGTAAGCGTCTGGATTCCGGAGTAA
- a CDS encoding MFS transporter: MNPSPITTGQRIKAIIGGSIGNLVEWYDWYAYAAFAIYFSHSFFPDSDLNAQLMNTAGIFAVGFLMRPIGGWVFGSIADKIGRKKAMTLSVLLMSFGSLLIALTPTYRSIGIFAPALLLLARLLQGLSVGGEYGVSATYLSEMATQGRRGFYSSFQYVTLIGGQLIALGIQLILQKLLLTEAQLEAWGWRIPFVIGAVLSIVALYLRANLHETEAFENKKDLNEKKKGTVKELLKYPKALLTVVGLTLGGTLAFYTYTTYMQKFLVNTVHLTKEESTLISFISLFIFACLQPVFGALSDKIGRRPLLLGFGILGTLCTVPLLTALSTTTSIWAAFFLIMAALIIVSGYTSINAVVKAELFPAEIRALGVGLPYAITVAVFGGTAEYIALWFKKIGSEEYFYWYITGCILFSLVVYLGMKDTKNSSTLDKE; the protein is encoded by the coding sequence ATGAACCCATCACCTATTACTACAGGCCAAAGAATTAAAGCCATTATAGGCGGATCTATCGGAAATCTGGTAGAATGGTATGACTGGTATGCTTATGCTGCTTTTGCCATTTATTTCTCTCACTCCTTCTTTCCGGATTCCGACCTTAATGCACAGCTGATGAATACAGCAGGAATCTTTGCCGTTGGATTTCTTATGCGACCTATTGGCGGTTGGGTATTCGGAAGTATTGCTGATAAAATAGGAAGAAAAAAGGCAATGACCTTATCTGTACTATTGATGTCTTTCGGTTCACTTCTTATCGCCCTTACTCCCACTTATCGCTCCATAGGTATTTTCGCTCCTGCATTACTGCTTCTTGCAAGATTACTTCAAGGATTGAGTGTAGGTGGAGAATATGGAGTTTCAGCCACTTACCTCAGCGAAATGGCTACTCAGGGCAGAAGGGGATTTTATTCCAGCTTTCAATATGTCACACTGATTGGCGGGCAGCTTATTGCATTAGGAATTCAGTTGATTCTGCAGAAATTATTATTAACAGAAGCTCAACTGGAAGCTTGGGGCTGGAGAATTCCTTTTGTGATAGGGGCTGTACTTTCCATTGTTGCACTGTACTTAAGGGCTAATCTTCATGAGACTGAAGCTTTCGAAAATAAAAAAGATCTTAATGAAAAAAAGAAAGGAACAGTAAAGGAACTTTTGAAATATCCCAAAGCTTTATTGACGGTTGTTGGGCTTACATTGGGAGGAACACTCGCTTTCTATACTTATACTACTTATATGCAGAAATTTCTGGTCAATACGGTTCATCTTACCAAAGAAGAATCTACCCTCATTTCTTTTATTTCATTATTTATTTTTGCGTGTCTTCAACCTGTATTTGGGGCTTTATCTGACAAGATCGGAAGGCGTCCGCTTCTTTTAGGATTTGGGATTTTGGGAACTTTATGTACAGTTCCGCTTCTCACAGCACTCAGTACAACCACTTCTATATGGGCCGCCTTCTTCCTTATTATGGCTGCACTTATCATTGTAAGTGGTTACACTTCCATTAATGCAGTGGTAAAGGCTGAGCTTTTTCCAGCTGAAATCAGAGCTCTCGGTGTAGGTCTTCCTTATGCTATTACGGTAGCTGTTTTTGGAGGAACAGCTGAATATATTGCACTTTGGTTTAAAAAGATCGGTTCTGAAGAATACTTCTATTGGTATATTACAGGCTGTATCCTATTTTCTCTCGTGGTATACCTAGGAATGAAGGACACTAAGAATTCTTCAACACTGGATAAAGAGTAA
- the dinB gene encoding DNA polymerase IV: MDFSLPLRKIIHVDMDAFYASVEQHDNPALRGKPIAVGGQHRGVVAAASYEARKYGVRSAMPSKTAKEKCPDLIFVPPRFTRYKEISKMIREIFYEYTDLVEPLSLDEAYLDVTENKKEIESANQIAREIRQKIFEQTGLTASAGISVNKFLAKVASDINKPNGQKTIHPDKMEGFLEELPVEKFYGVGKVTANKMFSLGIYKGKDLKKRSLEDLVRIFGKSGKHYYNVVRGIHTSEVKPHRIQKSVAVERTFFEDLFDEQQINEKLESLSEELHQRLQKNNILGRTLTLKIKYKDFSLFTRSITREEYFTSPEEYFSTGKKLWDLRPFDKAVRLLGLSLSHLNTEEKKQVSVQLKIPFKEFEN, translated from the coding sequence ATGGATTTTTCTTTGCCGCTTCGTAAAATTATTCACGTGGATATGGACGCATTTTATGCCTCTGTGGAGCAGCATGACAATCCCGCATTAAGAGGGAAACCTATTGCTGTAGGAGGCCAACATCGGGGTGTAGTGGCTGCAGCAAGTTATGAAGCAAGGAAATATGGCGTTCGTTCTGCTATGCCCAGTAAAACAGCCAAAGAAAAATGTCCTGATCTGATATTTGTTCCACCTCGTTTTACCCGATATAAGGAAATTTCAAAAATGATCCGCGAGATCTTCTACGAATATACTGATCTGGTAGAACCTTTATCATTGGATGAAGCCTATCTGGATGTCACTGAAAATAAAAAAGAAATAGAATCTGCTAATCAGATCGCAAGAGAAATTCGCCAGAAAATATTTGAACAAACCGGCTTAACGGCTTCTGCAGGAATTTCTGTGAATAAATTTTTAGCTAAAGTAGCTTCTGATATCAATAAACCTAATGGCCAAAAAACCATTCATCCTGACAAAATGGAAGGCTTCCTGGAAGAATTGCCTGTGGAAAAGTTTTATGGTGTCGGAAAAGTTACGGCTAACAAAATGTTTAGTTTAGGAATTTATAAAGGAAAAGATTTAAAGAAAAGATCACTGGAAGATCTGGTAAGAATCTTTGGAAAATCCGGAAAGCATTATTACAATGTAGTTCGTGGCATTCATACTTCTGAAGTTAAACCTCATCGGATTCAGAAAAGTGTAGCAGTAGAAAGAACTTTTTTTGAAGATCTTTTTGATGAACAACAAATCAATGAAAAACTGGAAAGCCTGAGTGAAGAGCTTCACCAGCGTTTACAAAAAAATAATATCCTGGGAAGAACCTTAACCTTAAAAATTAAATATAAAGATTTTTCCCTTTTTACAAGAAGTATAACACGGGAAGAGTACTTCACATCTCCAGAAGAATATTTCAGTACAGGAAAAAAACTTTGGGATCTCCGTCCTTTTGATAAAGCAGTTCGCTTACTGGGACTTTCTCTTTCTCACCTGAATACTGAGGAAAAAAAACAGGTTTCAGTTCAACTAAAAATCCCGTTTAAAGAATTTGAAAATTAA